A segment of the Streptomyces sp. P9-A2 genome:
GCGGAGAGCCGGTCCACCTCGTGGAACTGCCGGGCCAGCGTGGCCGCGAGGTCGAAGCGGAAGCCGTCGACATGCATCTCGGTGACCCAGTACCGCAGCGAGTCCATGATCAGCTGGAGTACGTAGGGGTGGCGCATCAGGAGGCTGTTGCCGGTGCCGGTGGTGTCGTAGTAGTGCGACCAGTCGCCGTCCACCAGCCGGTAGTACGCGGAGTTGTCGATGCCGCGGAAGGAGAGGGTGGGACCCTTCTCGTTGCCCTCGGCGGTGTGGTTGTAGACGACGTCCAGAATCACCTCGAGCCCCGCCGCGTGCAGGGTCCGGACCATCGTCTTGAACTCGGCGACCTGCTGTCCACGGGTGCCGTGGGCGGCGTAGGCGTTGTGCGGGGCGAAGTAGCCGATGGTGTTGTAGCCCCAGTAGTTGGCCAGGCCACGGCTCTGCAGCACCCCGTCCTGGACGAACTGGTGCACCGGCATCAGCTCCACCGCGGTGACGCCCAGCGAGGTCAGGTGGTCGACCACCGCCGGGTGCGCCAGTCCCGCATAGGTGCCGCGCAGTTCGGCGGGGACCTCGGGGTGGGTACGGGTCATGCCCTTGACGTGGGCCTCGTAGATCACCGTGTCGGCGTACGGCCGGCCGGGCCGGGTGTCGTCGCCCCAGTCGAACGCCGGGTCGGTCACCACGCCCAGCATGGTGTGTCCGGCGCTGTCCGCCGGGTCCGGGCCGTCGGAACGGCGTTCGTAGAGCGAGGGATGGTTGTCGATCTGCCCGTCGACGGCTGTGGCGTACGGGTCGAGGAGCAGCTTCGCCGGGTTGCAGCGATGCCCGGCGGCCGGGTCCCACGGTCCGTGCACCCGGTAGCCGTAGCGCTGGCCGGGTCCGATGCCGGGCAGGTAGCCGTGCCACACGAAGCCGTCGGCCTCGGTCAGCGGGACGGTGGTGTAGCGGCCGGCGTCGTCCACCAGGACGAGTTCGACGCCGTCGGCGACCTCGCTGAACAGTGCGAAGTTGGTGCCCTCGCCGTCATGGACCGCACCCAGCGGATAGGGGCGCCCGCTCCACGCGGGCGCCCCTCGGCCGGTTTTCCTCCGGGTCACCGGGCTGCCTCCAGGAGGTCGGCGGGGGTACGCGCCAGGCCGGCCAGCTGGGCGACGGTGACCACGCGGGGCAGGTCCAGCCCCTCGCTCGCCCTCGGGTCCGGAGCGGTCGGCACCAGTGGGACGCGCTCGTCGGCGCGGGCCCGCTGCGAGAACCAGATGACCTTGCTGCCGGTCTCGGTGGCACAGCAGCCCCAGCCGTCACTGCTGGCGGCGATGTGCTCCAGGCAGCCGCGCAGTTGCCGGTCGGGGCGCAGAGCGTGGTCGTAGCCCCCGATGGCGGTGATGAGGTGCTGCCCGTTCCACCACATCTCGATCGACGCGTCCTTGTCGGTGGCGTGCTCCTCGATGGCGCGCAGCAGCATCTCGGTGCCGCGGCAGACTGGCTCCACCAGGTTCTCCAGGTCCCAGTGCCGGAGGTGGGCGGCCAGAATGCGGCCGACCTGCTCCACGCGTTCCGGGCTGACTTCCACATCGAGGTGGTAGTAGCAGGGCACTGCGGTCTTCATCGTCGTTGGCTCCTCACCGCGAAGCTCCCGATTTCCCCTCGCCCCTGCGGGACGAGCCCCGAACACGAAACGTGAGCGGCTGGCGCTTCTGAGTCACCATCAGCGTGACCGGGTTGGCCCATTCGTGCAACACGAGCACGCGGCCGGGGTGACCGATACGCCGGACGGGCGCAGTTCCCGCCGACCTCGGATGCCGCCCGGCCCGCCACACCGGACCAAGGTCCAACAGGACGCACAGTTACTGATCATGCACCATGTGTGAAGACCCCTCGACCGCCGTCATGGGACCGTGCCCTCCACGCGCACGGCCGCCGCCCGACCGCCGGGAGAAACGTCCCTCCACGAGCCACGGAAAGGTGACCGGCGCCATGCTGCTACCCGCCAGAGCCGAAGTCGCCCGGCAGTTGCGTCGCTACCGGGCCTGGGAACGCGTGATGCTCGCCGCCCCCACCGACCTCACGGTACGGACGACGTTCGAGGACTCGGGTTACACCCTCTGTGTGCTGATGGGCAAGCGCTGCGCGCGGGAGGCTGCCGACGCGGCCGAACGGTATTTGCGCACCAGTCTCGTCACCTACCTGCAGGAACAGAACGGCCGGCCCCGGCCGGCCACTGCGGCCAGACGGGTTCCACCGGCGGTCGAGCGGCGGTCCCCGGCGGGAAGGTGAAGGACCTTCCCGCCTCAATTTCGTCCCACGACCGGGCACGGGCCCGGCGTCGAGCACGGCGGAGGTACAGACCCATGAAGGCGACCCGGGCCATCGGACGCATCCCGGTACGGGATGTCCGGCCGGCCGTCGAATGCGGCAGACGGCCGGCGAAGGCGGTCGTCGGAGAGACGTTCGAGGTGACGGCGACCGTGTTCCGTGAGGGGCACGACGCGGTGGCCGCCAACGTCGTCCTCAAGGATCCGGAGGGCCTGCGGGGGCCGTTCACGCCGATGCGGGAGCTGGCGCCCGGCACCGACCGGTGGGGCACGGAGATCACCCCGGACGCCGTGGGCCGGTGGACCTACCGTGTCGAGGCATGGGGGGACCCGGTCGCCACGTGGCGGCGCCACGCGCGCATCAAGGTGCCCGCGGGGATCGACACGGGTCTGGTGCTGGAGGAGGGCGGTGACCTGTTCGAGCGGGCAGCGGCCGGGGTGCCGAAGGGCGCCGGCCGCTCCCTCGTGCTCGCCGCGGCGAAGACGCTCCGGGACGACTCACTGCCCCCCGCCACCCGGCTGGCGGGGGCGTCGGTGCCGGAGGTGGACGCGGTGCTGGCCCGCCATCCGCTGCGGGAACTGGTCACCACCAGTGACCCGATGCCCCTGCTCGTGGAACGCGAACGCGCCCTCTACGGCTCCTGGTACGAGTTCTTCCCCCGCTCCGAGGGCACCCCCACCCACCCCCACGGCACCTTCCGCACCGCCGCCCGCCGACTGCCCGCCATCGCCGCGATGGGCTTCGACGTCCTCTACCTCCCCCCCATCCACCCCATCGGCACCACCCACCGCAAGGGACGCAACAACACCCTCACCCCCACACCCGACGACGTCGGCGTCCCCTGGGCCATCGGCTCCCCCGAAGGCGGCCACGACAGCGTCCACCCACAACTGGGCACCCTGGAGGACTTCACCTGGTTCGTCCGCCAGGCCACCCGCCACGGACTCGAGACCGCCCTGGACTTCGCCCTGCAGTGCTCCCCCGACCACCCCTGGGTCCACAAACACCCCCAGTGGTTCAACCACCGCCCCGACAACACCATCGCCCACGCCGAGAACCCGCCCAAGAAATACCAGGACATCCACCCCATCGCCTTCGACGCCGACCTGGACGGCCTGATCGCCGAGACCTGCCGCATCCTGCGCCACTGGATGAACACCGGCGTACGCATCTTCCGCGTCGACAACCCCCACACCAAACCCGTCGCGTTCTGGGAACGCGTCATCGCCGACATCAACCGCACCGACCCCGACGTCATCTTCCTGGCCGAGGCCTTCACCCGCCCCGCGATGATGCACACCCTCGCCGCCATCGGCTTCCAGCAGTCCTACACCTACTTCACCTGGCGCACCACCAAACAGGAACTGACCGAGTACCTCACCGAACTGGCCGGCGACGCCGCCTGCTACATGCGGCCCAACCTGTTCACCAACACCCCCGACATCCTGCACGCCTACCTCCAGCACGGCGGACGCCCCGCCTTCGAGGTCCGCGCCGTCCTGGCCGCCACCCTCTCCCCCACCTGGGGCATCTACAGCGGCTACGAACTCTGCGAGAACACCCCCCTGCGCGAGGGCTCCGAGGAATACCTCGACTCCGAGAAATACCAGCTCACCCCCCGCGACTGGGCCGGCGCCGAACACCACGGCCGCACCATCGCCCCCCTCATCACCCGCCTCAACACCATCCGCCGGGAACACCCCGCGCTGCGGGCACTCAGAAACCTGCGCTTCCATCACACCGACAACGACGCGGTCATCGCGTACAGCAAGCGCAGCGGAGCGGATGCCGTGCTGGT
Coding sequences within it:
- a CDS encoding pep a2 gives rise to the protein MKTAVPCYYHLDVEVSPERVEQVGRILAAHLRHWDLENLVEPVCRGTEMLLRAIEEHATDKDASIEMWWNGQHLITAIGGYDHALRPDRQLRGCLEHIAASSDGWGCCATETGSKVIWFSQRARADERVPLVPTAPDPRASEGLDLPRVVTVAQLAGLARTPADLLEAAR
- the glgX gene encoding glycogen debranching protein GlgX; translated protein: MTRRKTGRGAPAWSGRPYPLGAVHDGEGTNFALFSEVADGVELVLVDDAGRYTTVPLTEADGFVWHGYLPGIGPGQRYGYRVHGPWDPAAGHRCNPAKLLLDPYATAVDGQIDNHPSLYERRSDGPDPADSAGHTMLGVVTDPAFDWGDDTRPGRPYADTVIYEAHVKGMTRTHPEVPAELRGTYAGLAHPAVVDHLTSLGVTAVELMPVHQFVQDGVLQSRGLANYWGYNTIGYFAPHNAYAAHGTRGQQVAEFKTMVRTLHAAGLEVILDVVYNHTAEGNEKGPTLSFRGIDNSAYYRLVDGDWSHYYDTTGTGNSLLMRHPYVLQLIMDSLRYWVTEMHVDGFRFDLAATLARQFHEVDRLSAFFDLIQQDPVISRVKLIAEPWDVGEGGYQVGNFPQLWSEWNGKYRDAVRDFWRAEPHTLGEFASRLTGSSDLYAHSRRRPRASVNFVTAHDGFTLRDLVSYNDKHNTANGEGNRDGESHNRSWNSGAEGDTDDPSVLELRARRQRNFLATLLLSQGIPMLSHGDEVGRSQRGNNNAYCQDNEISWIDWKLTEEQRSLLDFTRRVISLRIAHPVLRRRRFFHGGPASRAGRGLPDLVWLLPNAEEMSDVDWRRSDAHSVGVFLNGDAIAEPDPRGRRLVDDSFLLLFNSHWEPVDFRLPDAAYGERWTALIDTADPDGVPDESECKADTRLTVGSRSLVLLSRPSHTAE
- a CDS encoding alpha-1,4-glucan--maltose-1-phosphate maltosyltransferase codes for the protein MKATRAIGRIPVRDVRPAVECGRRPAKAVVGETFEVTATVFREGHDAVAANVVLKDPEGLRGPFTPMRELAPGTDRWGTEITPDAVGRWTYRVEAWGDPVATWRRHARIKVPAGIDTGLVLEEGGDLFERAAAGVPKGAGRSLVLAAAKTLRDDSLPPATRLAGASVPEVDAVLARHPLRELVTTSDPMPLLVERERALYGSWYEFFPRSEGTPTHPHGTFRTAARRLPAIAAMGFDVLYLPPIHPIGTTHRKGRNNTLTPTPDDVGVPWAIGSPEGGHDSVHPQLGTLEDFTWFVRQATRHGLETALDFALQCSPDHPWVHKHPQWFNHRPDNTIAHAENPPKKYQDIHPIAFDADLDGLIAETCRILRHWMNTGVRIFRVDNPHTKPVAFWERVIADINRTDPDVIFLAEAFTRPAMMHTLAAIGFQQSYTYFTWRTTKQELTEYLTELAGDAACYMRPNLFTNTPDILHAYLQHGGRPAFEVRAVLAATLSPTWGIYSGYELCENTPLREGSEEYLDSEKYQLTPRDWAGAEHHGRTIAPLITRLNTIRREHPALRALRNLRFHHTDNDAVIAYSKRSGADAVLVVANLDPHRTQEATVSLDMPQLGLERHESVSVRDELTGETYRWGDTNYVRLEPGRAPAHVLHVQRPPAAQRTGGSGAS
- a CDS encoding DUF5133 domain-containing protein; the protein is MLLPARAEVARQLRRYRAWERVMLAAPTDLTVRTTFEDSGYTLCVLMGKRCAREAADAAERYLRTSLVTYLQEQNGRPRPATAARRVPPAVERRSPAGR